Genomic segment of Fibrobacter sp. UWH4:
TTTTGCCCAGCCGGAACTTCGTGACGCTATTGATAACGGCGATATTGCCGCGGCCCAGAAAATCGTAAAAAAGGGGGCCGCCGAAGAAATTTATTGCGGCAAGCTTTCTCCTGAAGAAGCTGTCAAGGTTTACGAAAAAATATTCAAGGCAATGCCTTATGAGTCCTTCTCAAATTGTCAGTCCCAGTTCTCATACGGCTACGGCACCAAGGTCTGTGCGAATGCCAAGGCGATGGATGCCTGTACCGAAGTTGTTTCGTACCTGTTGCTGGAAAGCGAAAGCGGCAATACCAAGGCCATCGATGCGTTGGATGGAGTCTTGAACGTGGCCCTTAAAACGAAGGCTTATGCAAAACCGGTCAAGGTTTCTGTCGATACGAGCCTGTGGGTCGTATGCCCCAAGAAAAAGGGCAAGGCCCGCGAAGCTTGCGTAGAGGAGTGCTTTGAACAGTCACTCAATATGAAGGATACCGTGCGCGCGGATCTTTGCGAAACGAATCCGGAACATTATATCGATACGACGATCAAGGTGTCTGTTCCTTCGCCGCTATATGAAAAGCTCCGCAGGGGGCTTCTTGAAGGGTATTGGAAAACGCAGAAGTCTGCGGCCGCAAGGTATGCGGCCATGATTCAGAAAAGTGCGCGAACACTTTCGATTCCCGATAGCGAAGTCGTCAACCTGAATTATGTGTCTCGCTGGGCGGACAAGCACAAGGCTGATTCTACGGCGCTTCCTGGCGGTGAACTTTTCCGTTTCTGCGCCTCGTGGCAGCAAGAAGTTGATTCGATGCTCGCTTTGAAGGGCTTTGAAACGCGTTGCCCGGTATTTGAATCGTTTGTCGACAGTCGTGACGGTCAGACTTATAAGGTCAAGGAAATCAATGGTACCCGTTGGTTTGTGCAGAATCTGAACTATGCGATTGAAGAAAAGTCGATGTGTTACGATCGCGAAGAAGAAAGCTGCAAGATGTACGGCCGCCTTTATACGCAGGATGCGGCTCTGGTCGCTTGTCCCGAAGGCTCTCGCCTGGCAACGGACGACGATTGGAAAATGCTCGAAATATATGCGGGTGGCGCAAATGAGGCTGCGGTACACCTTCGTACCAACGGCTCAGATGATTATGCCTTCACGGCCATGTTCGGCGGCTATGCCAACAAGAACGGCATCTCGGTGATTATGGGCGAAGGTGCCTATTTCTGGACGAGCAAGGATGTGGGCGACGGCCGCGGTATTGCACGCTCCATGTTCAGTACCGACAAAGAAGTTTCGTCCATTCCCGTGGATAAGAACTTCTGGCTTTCCGTTCGCTGCGTGGTGAATGCTGCCCCTGCAGAAGAACCCGCACCCGCTGCTGATGCTAAGCCCTGACTATTGTCAATTTCTTGGTTTTTCTAACTAGACCTACCCGCTGAGTTTCTACTTGAGTAAATCCGAACTCTGAAATCCGAATTGTCTATGTCCTTCGCTCCTACTTGCAGTCGTGATTCTTGGGTAAAGCGTCAAGCCTTGATGAACAAGGTTCGCGCCTTCTTTGTTGCCCGTGGGGTACTTGAAGTCGAAACGCCGACACTTTCGAACGCGGGCGGTACCGACCCTCAGCTGGATTACTTTGAAGTCGAGGGCAGGCATTTTATGATGACCAGTCCCGAATTCCACATGAAGCGATTGCTTGCGGCGGGCTTCGGAGACATTTTCCAGATAACGAAGT
This window contains:
- a CDS encoding FISUMP domain-containing protein, whose translation is MKILGGVLFLGVLALGVSNAFAQPELRDAIDNGDIAAAQKIVKKGAAEEIYCGKLSPEEAVKVYEKIFKAMPYESFSNCQSQFSYGYGTKVCANAKAMDACTEVVSYLLLESESGNTKAIDALDGVLNVALKTKAYAKPVKVSVDTSLWVVCPKKKGKAREACVEECFEQSLNMKDTVRADLCETNPEHYIDTTIKVSVPSPLYEKLRRGLLEGYWKTQKSAAARYAAMIQKSARTLSIPDSEVVNLNYVSRWADKHKADSTALPGGELFRFCASWQQEVDSMLALKGFETRCPVFESFVDSRDGQTYKVKEINGTRWFVQNLNYAIEEKSMCYDREEESCKMYGRLYTQDAALVACPEGSRLATDDDWKMLEIYAGGANEAAVHLRTNGSDDYAFTAMFGGYANKNGISVIMGEGAYFWTSKDVGDGRGIARSMFSTDKEVSSIPVDKNFWLSVRCVVNAAPAEEPAPAADAKP